GCCGACTAAATGCCACTACGGTTGCGATTGCATCTGTTTGCTGTGGGTAGGCCACTGCGGGGCGCGCGATCGTGACAAGCGGAATCTCTAACGCCGCGGCAGCTTGTCGGGCAATTGCCTCGCCTCCAGCTGTCCCCGACGCCTTAGTTACCAGTAGTGAAATTGCCCAGGCCCGACATAGCTCCAGCTCCAGCTCGAGCGGCACTGGTGGCCGCAGCGCGATGAGGCGATCGGATGTAAACCCAGAAGCTAACGCAACGTCCAGCGATTCTGGTCGCGGTAGTACTCGCGCAAACAGGGTCGAACGCGCCTGCCACGGTTGAAAGCTCGGCAGTATTCGGCAGCCTACGGTCAGCAAAACGCGTTGCCCGCTCAGGTAGTTACCCGCGAGCAGCGAATTGAAGTTTGCCAGGTTGATACCACGCTCACTTCCGTTTAGCGCAACTGCTGGCCGCTCGAAACGCAAATACGGTAAACTCGCCATCCGTGCTGCGCCAATTGCCATCTCAGACACCCCCGCTGCGAAGGGATGCGATGCATCGACGATTGCAATCGTACCTTCGGCGCGGAGAAATTTCTCACACTGAGAAAACCGCAACCGCCCGACCCTCACTTGAGTTTCTGGGGGATATAGCCTTGCAGCCTCGGGAGCGGCTACTGTCACAACGAATGGAACTCCGAGCTTTAGGAATTCCCGGGCGATCGCTGCGCTCTCGCTTGTACCGCCGATCAGCCAGATCCGCCCTGATTCAGACATCTCAAGTTGCGCTGCGCGTTGGCGCTCCTCGCTTGCGCCACAGTCCACATCCCCTGTTGCCAAAGCTTGTCACGCACATCCTACCTGCCTTTAAGGGCGCGCTGGAAGTTTGTCCGATACGACTTACTCAGCAGCAGCAGTAACGGCCAGAGCAAAGCCAGACGCAAGCGATTGCCAGTGCTATTTTCGTACTGCGTGCGCGCGAATCCGCGTGCAAACTTCCAGACGCCAAATCCATAGCTCGCAATGAACACCAGGACAAAAAAATTCATGGCTATTTCCCTCGGGAACGAACGGGCAGGCGGCACCAAGCTTACCGGTCGCTAGCAAGCTGCAGGTTAGCAAATTCACCTTGTCAATTGCTTGCGCCTCCGCGCGCTTGCTTCGGTGTCGAATCGCACACTGCAGTCCGATGACCATGTTACTAGTATTATGCGCACCAGCCACAAGCTGTTCGGGAACTAGGCGCAACGCTACGATCGCGCGGTCCGGGTTGCTACTATGCCCCTGCCCACTGTTAACTTCCAGCACATGGAAGGATGAACGCCGCCACTCCATCAAGTACCCTTGGGAGGCGGGACGAGGCACCTACGTTTAAGTGCGGGCTGAACTACGGGAGCCGAGTGTTCGCACGGTTCGCACCTCGCATTCACGTCCGCTGGAAGCAGCGATGCGTTAACGCTAGCTCCCTTACTTATCGAATTACTGGCAAGGAGGATTTATGCGCGCAGTGCTGATGGCTGGAGGTTCAGGAACCAGACTGCGACCCTTGACCTGCGACCTGCCAAAGCCAATGGTACCGTTGCTCAATCGCCCGATCGCCGAGCACATTATTAACTTACTCAAGCGTCACGGGATTACAGAGGTCGTTGCCACCCTGCACTACCTGCCTGATGTCATGCGCGATTACTTCGGCGACGGCAGCGACTTCGGCGTGCAAATGACCTATGCCGTGGAAGAAGAACAACCCCTCGGTACGGCTGGCTGCGTCAAGAATGTCGAAGAACTCCTCACCGAAACCTTCCTCGTCATCAGCGGTGACAGCCTCACCGACTTCGACCTGACGGCTGCACTAGCCTTTCACCGCCAAAAGCAGTCCAAGGCAACACTCGTTCTCAAGCACGTACCCGACCCTGCTGCCTTCGGCATCGTTATCACCGATGAGGAACAGCGAATCCGGCGTTTTCTAGAAAAACCCTCGGCCAGTGAAACATTCTCCGATACGGTGAATACCGGCACTTACATCCTCGAACCCGAGGTGCTGAAATATTTGCCAGTTAGTGAGGAGAGCGATTTTTCTAAAGATCTCTTTCCACTGTTGCTGAGACACGGCGACCCCATGTATGGCTTCGTCGCCGTCGGCTATTGGTGCGATGTTGGGCACCTCGACGCTTACCGTGAAGCTCAGTATGATGCCTTGCACGGCAAAGTCAAAGTTGATTTTGCCTACCCTGAAGTTCAACCCGGTCTCTGGGTTGGCGAAAACACCACGATCGACCCAGAAGCAGCTATTCACAAGCCCGTGCTCATCGGCAGTAATTGCCGCATCGGCCCTCGTGCCAGCATCGAGCCCGGATCCATCATCGGGGACAATGTGACTATCGGTGCCGAAGCCGACCTCAAGCGCCCGATCGTCTGGAACGGCGCGATCGTCGGCGAGCAAGCTCATATTTGGGCGTGTTCGATCGCGCGGGGCACGCGGATCGATCGCCGCGCGCATGTTATGGAAGGCGCAGTCCTCGGCGCGCTATGCACTGTCGGTGAAGAAGCCCAGATCGGGCAAGGCGTCCGCGTTTGGCCGAGCAAACAAATTGAATCCGGGGCAATCCTGAATATCAATTTGATCTGGGGCAACATGGCGCAGCGCAACCTTTTCGGCCAGCAAGGGGTTTCCGGTATTGCCAACATCGATATCACGCCGGAGTTCGCTGTCAAACTGGGCACGGCCTATGGCTCCACGCTCAAACCCGGTGCAACAGTTTGTGCATCCCGCGACCAGCGCAGTGTCTCGCGCATGATCAGCCGCGCGCTCATTGCCGGATTGATGTCCGCCGGTATCGACGTGCAAAACCTGGAAGCCACTGCCATTCCAATTGCGCGGACGGTTGCACCGGCCATGTCGGCGGCCGGTGGGATTCACGTGCGCTTGCAGCCCAACCGCAACGACTGCGTATTAATCGAATTCTTTGATGAGAACGGCATCAATATTTCTAAGTCCAAGGAAAAGAAAATTGAAGGTGCCTACTTCAAAGAAGATCTCCGCCGAGCACACATCCCTGATATCGGGCGCGTGTTCTATCCTGCTCAGGTAATCGAAGAATACAGTCGCAGTTTTGAAACCCATCTAAATGTAGAAGCCGTCCGCAACAGTCGCTCGAAGATCGTTATCGATTACGCTTACGCGGTTTCTGGAGCCGTCCTACCGCGCTTGCTGGCCAAATTCGATTGCGATGCCGTGGTGCTCAATGCCAGCCTCAGCCCAACGCCCCTGGCAGGTGAAGAACGCGAAGGCTTGTTGACGCAGCTCGGGCACGTGGTCGAGGCACTACGCGCCAACATGGGCGTGCAAGTTGCTGCCAATGGCGAGCAGCTAGTGCTCGTCGATGAGGCTGGAATTCCGATTCGCGGCGAGCAGCTGACGGCGCTGATGGTCAACATGATGCTGACCGCTCAGCCCCGCAGTACGGTGATCGTACCCGTACATGCCTCCAGCGCGATTGAGGCGATCGCCCGCCGACATGACGGTAAGGTTATCCGCACGAAGGCCAATCCTACAGCGCTAATGGAAGCCTCCCAGGACGAGCCAAATGTCGTCCTCGGAGGGAGCGGCGATACGGGATTTATTTTCCCGGAACTGCATCCAGGCTATGACGCCATGTTCAGCATTGCCAAGCTGATCGAAATGCTCACGGTACAGGAGCGATCGCTGGCTGAAATCCGCGACGAGCTGCCGCGCGTGTCCCACAAGTCCTACACCATGCGCTGCCCGTGGTCGGTGAAAGGTGCGCTAATGCGCCACTTGGTGGAAACCCATTTAGAGGAAAACCTGCAGCTCATCGACGGTGTCAAGATAACCGACCCGCTCACCGATAGCTGGGTACTGGTGCTGCCGGATGCAGGCGAGCCTCAGGTTCATATCTTTGCCAATAGCGAGGATCGCGACTGGGTAGACGAATCCCTTCGAGAGTACCGGCAGCGCGTGCAGGAGTTTATCGATCGCGAACAAGGGGTTGAATTCGTCGGTAACTAGACGCATTCGGACTCCATGCCTCAAAAAATGGCTGCAGAGAGCATTCCGATCGATGCATGCCAGTAAGGAGATGGCACGACTGCTTTCTAGAACATTCTGCTAGCGGGTTGTGGGATGAGCCGATACACTTGTTGCCATCAAGCTATTTTTCAAGATGCACCGATGAACAGCTGTGTTTTGCTGGCGCGTATCGTTCGCAGCCCCGAGTTGCGTTATACCCCCGACAACCAAACCGCGATCGCGGAGATGATGGTGGAGTTTCCGGGACTGCGCGCGGAAGACCCACCGGCAACGTTGAAAGTCGTCGGCTGGGGCAATCTTGCGAACGAGATTGCCGATAGCTACACCGAGGGCGATCGGGTGCTGCTTGAAGGTCGCTTGCGCATGAACGTTCTCGAACTCGATGGATACAAGGAAAAACGCGCCGAACTTACAGTCGCACGCGTCCATCGCTTGGAGGGTGACATTGCCAGTGACTCGGCAGCTGTAGCCTCTCTGCCTCGTGCGACGCCAGTGCCCGCACCCCAAACCCCAGAACCGAGCTTCGCACCCGAACCCACCCCAACCCCCAGTAGCGCGCCCGAGTATACGCCCGAAGAACTCGATGACATTCCGTTCTAAGGTGCCTTGGCCGACTTGCCTTGGCAGCGTCCCAAGCCACTAGAGTCACGTGCTCCCCGCTCGCTGCCGCATGGTCTCCGCACTGCCCGGCTGCTTTTGCCTTACAACTATGCTGCACGTCCGGACACTGCACCTACCGCTTGACAGCAATCTCAAGCCGATTAAAAAACCGGTTGCGTTTGCTCCACGTCCGGGTGGGGATTGTCGGGATGGGGGTCGATTGCTTTAAGCGATCCGGATTTGGTCTAACCGGACAAAAGACTAAGCTGATGTTTGCCGGAACGTTCGAGATTGTCTCGCTGGCCGGCTCTCTGTCGCCAGATGGAAGCACGTGCACGTCGAGATGTCAGACTCCATGAGTTGGACTCTCGGCAACCATCTGGTGGCAGGGTGTGTGGTTGTTAAACTGCAGAAATCGTGCAAGGACTGAGCTAGAGCTGGTTTTGCATCGGGAGCCCGATCCGCACCTGGGCTTTCAAGAACTCTGAGGAAAGTCGGTCGATAGCAAGGTGCCACTGGAGCACGCTTGAGTACGCTTTGGAATAACTTGTCCTGAGTCAAGATCGAGGGGAGCGTTTCACCCATCCTCA
This region of Rubidibacter lacunae KORDI 51-2 genomic DNA includes:
- a CDS encoding cobalt-precorrin-6A reductase, which encodes MSESGRIWLIGGTSESAAIAREFLKLGVPFVVTVAAPEAARLYPPETQVRVGRLRFSQCEKFLRAEGTIAIVDASHPFAAGVSEMAIGAARMASLPYLRFERPAVALNGSERGINLANFNSLLAGNYLSGQRVLLTVGCRILPSFQPWQARSTLFARVLPRPESLDVALASGFTSDRLIALRPPVPLELELELCRAWAISLLVTKASGTAGGEAIARQAAAALEIPLVTIARPAVAYPQQTDAIATVVAFSRQAVVSSS
- a CDS encoding mannose-1-phosphate guanyltransferase — translated: MRAVLMAGGSGTRLRPLTCDLPKPMVPLLNRPIAEHIINLLKRHGITEVVATLHYLPDVMRDYFGDGSDFGVQMTYAVEEEQPLGTAGCVKNVEELLTETFLVISGDSLTDFDLTAALAFHRQKQSKATLVLKHVPDPAAFGIVITDEEQRIRRFLEKPSASETFSDTVNTGTYILEPEVLKYLPVSEESDFSKDLFPLLLRHGDPMYGFVAVGYWCDVGHLDAYREAQYDALHGKVKVDFAYPEVQPGLWVGENTTIDPEAAIHKPVLIGSNCRIGPRASIEPGSIIGDNVTIGAEADLKRPIVWNGAIVGEQAHIWACSIARGTRIDRRAHVMEGAVLGALCTVGEEAQIGQGVRVWPSKQIESGAILNINLIWGNMAQRNLFGQQGVSGIANIDITPEFAVKLGTAYGSTLKPGATVCASRDQRSVSRMISRALIAGLMSAGIDVQNLEATAIPIARTVAPAMSAAGGIHVRLQPNRNDCVLIEFFDENGINISKSKEKKIEGAYFKEDLRRAHIPDIGRVFYPAQVIEEYSRSFETHLNVEAVRNSRSKIVIDYAYAVSGAVLPRLLAKFDCDAVVLNASLSPTPLAGEEREGLLTQLGHVVEALRANMGVQVAANGEQLVLVDEAGIPIRGEQLTALMVNMMLTAQPRSTVIVPVHASSAIEAIARRHDGKVIRTKANPTALMEASQDEPNVVLGGSGDTGFIFPELHPGYDAMFSIAKLIEMLTVQERSLAEIRDELPRVSHKSYTMRCPWSVKGALMRHLVETHLEENLQLIDGVKITDPLTDSWVLVLPDAGEPQVHIFANSEDRDWVDESLREYRQRVQEFIDREQGVEFVGN
- a CDS encoding single-stranded DNA-binding protein yields the protein MNSCVLLARIVRSPELRYTPDNQTAIAEMMVEFPGLRAEDPPATLKVVGWGNLANEIADSYTEGDRVLLEGRLRMNVLELDGYKEKRAELTVARVHRLEGDIASDSAAVASLPRATPVPAPQTPEPSFAPEPTPTPSSAPEYTPEELDDIPF